A section of the Solitalea canadensis DSM 3403 genome encodes:
- a CDS encoding MAC/perforin domain-containing protein codes for MRKTLIVLLAPILLLPVGCQKSKDSLNSTEPIKKTNDREIQAAADGDLDLLGYGYNVTKEFANPNSATYPIIDVQRLRKEANRVDVSGAETSDPKWIYGENAQDWSSKVTKSVKLDLGTSASPGTTTNTNTDTEKNLFGGTISSSYTETNKFSSKFMYASYTSFTIKKRVKFMPIISILKNYLTPIFISDVQNFGPNEIVRLYGTHVLCDIKLGGKLEVIYQGETQKTDRITESKNSISAGVEKVFKFTASYDFDRTSINSNNNQRLHYRTIGGNASLSLLSTISLNSTTPTIDISTWQNGITTMNATLVDIPEDGLIPIYELIDDPIKKAALKAYTEQYMIDNQVYTVNEVSDIYRYRINPGFVQLNIQASFGLSNVYYPINTQYENFTNMGVAFKAFNHNIKSLESAGLVPIYKYYNPTKKLHVFKPLDDHPDWIREDIAFYAFNKQAPGTIPIYQYEETYKGFPFPAQNVILHYYFLSANPNQPLENVYPKTAVSITKQYAPFYAYPL; via the coding sequence ATGAGAAAAACTCTTATAGTATTATTAGCTCCCATTTTATTATTACCTGTTGGCTGCCAAAAATCCAAGGACAGTTTGAATTCAACTGAACCAATAAAAAAAACAAACGATCGTGAAATACAAGCAGCTGCTGACGGTGACTTGGACCTGTTAGGTTATGGTTATAATGTAACAAAGGAATTTGCAAATCCTAATTCTGCAACTTATCCAATAATTGATGTACAAAGATTAAGAAAAGAAGCTAATAGAGTTGATGTATCAGGGGCAGAAACTAGTGACCCCAAATGGATTTACGGTGAAAATGCACAGGATTGGTCTTCTAAAGTAACAAAATCTGTTAAATTGGATTTAGGCACATCAGCTTCTCCTGGAACAACCACAAATACAAATACAGATACCGAAAAGAATCTATTTGGCGGGACAATAAGTTCATCATATACAGAAACAAATAAGTTTTCGTCAAAGTTTATGTACGCATCATATACTTCATTCACAATTAAAAAAAGAGTGAAATTTATGCCGATAATCAGCATATTAAAAAACTATTTAACCCCAATATTCATTTCTGATGTTCAAAACTTCGGTCCAAATGAAATAGTTAGACTATACGGAACACATGTACTTTGTGATATTAAGTTAGGAGGAAAACTTGAAGTAATTTATCAGGGCGAGACTCAAAAAACCGATCGAATTACAGAATCAAAAAATTCAATATCGGCAGGTGTTGAAAAAGTATTTAAATTTACAGCAAGTTATGATTTTGACAGAACCTCAATAAATTCGAACAATAATCAAAGATTGCATTATAGAACAATCGGAGGGAATGCTTCACTATCACTTTTAAGTACCATATCTTTAAATTCCACAACACCAACAATTGATATTTCTACATGGCAAAATGGAATAACAACTATGAATGCAACACTTGTTGATATACCTGAAGATGGACTTATTCCTATTTATGAATTAATTGATGATCCAATCAAGAAAGCAGCACTAAAAGCATATACCGAACAATATATGATTGACAATCAGGTTTATACAGTCAACGAAGTGAGTGACATTTATAGATATAGAATAAACCCAGGTTTTGTACAGCTAAACATTCAAGCATCATTTGGTTTATCTAATGTGTATTATCCTATCAATACGCAGTATGAAAACTTTACTAATATGGGTGTGGCATTTAAAGCATTTAACCATAACATTAAGTCTCTTGAAAGTGCAGGGTTAGTTCCAATTTATAAATATTATAATCCAACTAAAAAACTTCATGTATTTAAACCACTTGATGATCATCCTGATTGGATAAGGGAAGATATTGCATTCTACGCATTTAACAAACAAGCCCCAGGTACCATTCCTATTTATCAGTATGAAGAGACTTATAAAGGGTTTCCGTTTCCAGCTCAAAATGTAATTTTGCATTACTATTTTTTATCAGCTAATCCTAATCAACCACTGGAAAACGTTTATCCTAAAACGGCAGTGTCTATAACAAAACAATATGCACCTTTTTATGCATATCCATTATAG
- a CDS encoding MarR family winged helix-turn-helix transcriptional regulator — MKETLKLQLEDLKEIRQKSLSRIVHNLRMHLSGRLISKMHTMGYPSCSFQHTAVFANIDLEGTNIVTLADRANISKQAMSKLVKDIEEMGYVEIAKDPRDSRAVLVILTDLGAELIINIQTSIRELREEVENVIGKGKVETFLEIATEINNYFEKGRPERGGFKIVG, encoded by the coding sequence ATGAAAGAAACCTTAAAACTCCAACTTGAAGACTTGAAAGAGATCAGACAGAAGAGCTTAAGTAGGATTGTACATAATCTTCGCATGCATCTGAGTGGTAGGCTGATAAGCAAGATGCATACGATGGGGTATCCATCGTGCTCATTCCAGCATACAGCCGTTTTTGCCAACATTGATCTTGAAGGAACCAATATAGTAACCCTTGCCGACCGTGCCAACATCTCCAAACAAGCAATGAGTAAACTGGTGAAAGACATAGAAGAAATGGGCTATGTAGAAATAGCAAAAGATCCCAGAGACTCCAGAGCTGTTTTGGTGATTCTGACTGATTTAGGGGCAGAACTAATCATTAATATTCAAACCAGTATTCGGGAACTTCGTGAAGAGGTTGAAAATGTAATTGGAAAAGGGAAAGTGGAAACTTTTCTGGAGATCGCAACCGAAATCAATAACTATTTCGAAAAAGGCCGGCCAGAACGTGGTGGTTTTAAGATTGTTGGATAA